A genomic segment from Clostridiales bacterium encodes:
- the uvrB gene encoding excinuclease ABC subunit UvrB, producing MEHRFILESKFSPTGDQPAAISKLTEGIQNGLKNQVLLGVTGSGKTFTMANVIANVNRPALIIAHNKTLAAQLCNELREFFPHNRVEFFVSYYDYYQPEAYLPVTDTYIEKDMSINDEIDKLRHSATCSLFERRDTIVVASVSCIYGLGAPEEYFNLSISLRPGDKLDRDQLIRKLIDINYRRNDLEFARTHFRVRGDVVEIFPANKSEIALRVEFFGHEIDRICEIEALTGKVISELKHAAIFPASHYAVEQQRLQEALRKIELDKQAQVEYFKQRNKLIEAQRINERVNYDLEMLREMGYCNGIENYSRYFDGREPGEPPFTLLDYFPKDFILFIDESHMTIPQIRGMYNGDIARKTNLVEYGFRLPAAFDNRPLNFAEFNERIGQVIYVSATPAEYELGIADQVVEQLIRPTGLVDPEIEVRPIKGQIDDLIGEINKTISNNFRVLVTTLTKKTAENLTEYLINFGIKARYLHSEIDTLERIEIISSLRKGEFDVLVGINLLREGLDLPEVALVAILDADKEGFLRSDRAIIQTVGRAARNAQGRVILYADAITGSMRRAIDETNRRRAKQISYNKEHNIVPKTIIKDITNTLEITKKADTTSNIKTEDIPKEIEKLKVLMDLASKSLDFEQAIIIRDEIAKLRRRLKK from the coding sequence ATGGAACATCGTTTTATACTGGAATCAAAGTTTTCGCCGACAGGCGATCAGCCTGCCGCTATCTCTAAACTAACCGAAGGCATCCAAAACGGTCTAAAAAATCAGGTGCTTTTGGGCGTTACGGGAAGCGGCAAAACTTTTACTATGGCGAATGTCATCGCCAATGTCAACAGGCCCGCTTTGATAATAGCGCACAACAAGACGCTGGCGGCGCAGCTTTGCAACGAGCTGAGGGAGTTTTTTCCGCATAATAGAGTGGAGTTTTTTGTCAGCTATTACGACTATTACCAGCCCGAAGCGTATTTGCCCGTAACGGACACCTATATAGAAAAAGACATGTCAATCAACGACGAAATAGACAAGCTGCGTCACTCTGCTACCTGTTCGCTGTTTGAAAGGCGGGATACCATAGTCGTCGCGTCGGTTTCGTGCATTTACGGTTTGGGCGCGCCCGAGGAATATTTTAATTTGTCCATATCTTTGCGCCCGGGCGACAAACTAGACCGCGACCAATTGATAAGGAAACTTATTGACATCAATTACAGGCGCAATGATTTGGAGTTTGCGCGCACGCATTTTAGGGTTAGGGGCGATGTGGTGGAAATATTTCCCGCCAACAAATCCGAAATCGCCCTAAGGGTAGAGTTTTTTGGACATGAAATAGACCGCATTTGCGAGATAGAAGCGCTTACGGGCAAGGTAATATCCGAGCTAAAGCACGCGGCTATTTTTCCCGCGTCCCATTACGCCGTAGAACAGCAAAGATTGCAAGAAGCGCTAAGGAAAATAGAGCTAGACAAACAAGCCCAAGTAGAATATTTCAAGCAAAGAAACAAACTCATAGAAGCCCAGCGCATCAATGAAAGGGTGAATTACGACTTGGAGATGCTAAGGGAAATGGGCTATTGCAACGGCATAGAAAACTATTCGCGTTATTTTGACGGGCGAGAACCGGGCGAGCCGCCGTTTACATTATTGGATTATTTTCCCAAAGATTTTATCTTGTTTATAGACGAATCCCATATGACCATTCCCCAGATAAGAGGGATGTATAACGGCGATATCGCCCGAAAAACCAACTTGGTGGAATACGGCTTTAGGTTGCCCGCGGCTTTTGACAACAGACCGCTTAACTTCGCAGAGTTTAACGAACGCATAGGCCAAGTGATTTATGTCTCGGCCACGCCGGCAGAATATGAATTGGGCATTGCCGACCAAGTTGTCGAGCAATTGATAAGACCCACGGGACTTGTTGACCCTGAGATTGAGGTAAGGCCGATAAAAGGCCAAATAGACGACCTTATTGGCGAGATTAATAAGACCATATCAAACAACTTTAGGGTATTGGTTACTACCCTGACCAAAAAAACCGCCGAAAACCTTACCGAATATTTGATAAACTTCGGCATTAAAGCCCGCTATCTCCATAGCGAGATAGACACCCTAGAACGCATAGAAATAATAAGCTCTTTAAGAAAAGGCGAGTTTGATGTTTTGGTGGGCATTAACTTGTTAAGGGAAGGGCTGGACCTGCCCGAAGTGGCGCTTGTGGCTATCCTGGACGCCGACAAGGAGGGCTTTTTGAGAAGCGACAGGGCGATTATCCAGACCGTAGGCAGAGCCGCCCGCAACGCCCAAGGCAGAGTCATACTTTACGCCGACGCTATCACGGGCTCTATGCGGCGGGCCATAGACGAGACCAACCGCCGCCGCGCCAAACAAATAAGTTACAACAAAGAACACAACATAGTCCCCAAGACAATAATAAAAGATATAACAAACACATTAGAAATAACCAAAAAAGCGGATACTACTTCTAATATAAAAACCGAAGACATCCCCAAGGAGATAGAAAAACTCAAGGTGTTAATGGACCTTGCCAGCAAGAGTTTGGACTTTGAGCAGGCCATAATAATTAGGGATGAAATCGCCAAATTAAGAAGAAGGCTGAAAAAATGA